The Gracilimonas sp. genome includes a region encoding these proteins:
- a CDS encoding carboxypeptidase regulatory-like domain-containing protein — MKFTSGILFIILFSLFSSPALYSQSGSILRFIIQEESGQPIVSANVLLFEGEEEDYTDYGVTNRDGFVEFRGLKAGRYRIQISYIGFKTFEEYYEIGQGETDIHRIAMEESIGELQDLEIVEKGAKTGMAGITRIRAEDISRIPSASLEGDLMAYIETMPGVVSTGDQGGDLYIRGGTPSQNLVLVDNIPLVKPFHISNLFSAFPEKAVNNVSVMAGGFDNSYMNSTSAVIDVNLKTGNLQKFSGSASLSPYMSTIFIETPVRKGLSSLFVSGRASTINQFSGYLGSDEKDMQFYDIISRYTLQGKKFNCSLSAIYTEDEGRINTSRNTRLGWTNTGAGIRCFGFDEMFDHPFEVSLGYSGFSNTEGSDSRIERNSRVDQGYLRVDMQEEVANLTFDYGVNVWYQSFSGQANELFTSFDEGIEGISAIIQLYLKTKWQVTPRLILEPGAGTQITLNYSSGLEPRLRVQYNPFNNNRTEFSIATGLYSQTLEGITDPRDAGSTFTLYSPTGYNDPLQKAFHSIFSWRNRFGRNWTTNMEVYYKKHTNIPVPRWSQTVGLETETVRAEGNTYGADFRLEYDNGPVFWYVGYGFGEVEYTAEGSELGRWLGEDLQSYHPGHDQRHKVNTLINYRFKGFDLSFNWEFGSGFPYTQIYATDLLLDVPYDEPTKTPGLGAAYYDKPYGKRLPVYHRLDVSLKRYFDLSTSVRLGSEIGAINAYNQDNIFYVDIVEYEVVNQTGMLPYISLSVSFN; from the coding sequence ATGAAATTTACCTCAGGTATTCTATTCATCATTTTATTCAGTTTGTTCAGCTCACCGGCCCTGTATTCGCAATCTGGTTCCATTTTGCGGTTCATTATACAGGAAGAGAGCGGCCAGCCTATTGTAAGTGCAAATGTCTTGTTGTTTGAAGGTGAAGAAGAAGACTACACAGACTACGGCGTTACCAATCGTGATGGTTTTGTAGAATTCAGGGGTCTCAAAGCCGGGCGTTACCGAATTCAAATTTCATACATCGGGTTTAAAACCTTTGAAGAGTATTATGAGATTGGGCAAGGGGAGACGGATATTCATCGCATTGCAATGGAGGAAAGCATTGGTGAATTGCAGGATCTTGAGATTGTTGAAAAAGGAGCCAAGACAGGGATGGCCGGGATAACCCGCATCCGGGCTGAAGATATTTCCAGGATTCCATCGGCAAGCCTTGAAGGTGATTTGATGGCCTACATCGAAACAATGCCCGGTGTGGTAAGTACGGGAGATCAGGGTGGGGACTTATACATCCGCGGAGGAACACCATCGCAGAACCTGGTGCTGGTTGATAACATCCCGCTGGTAAAACCTTTTCATATTTCAAACTTATTCTCTGCCTTTCCTGAAAAAGCGGTCAACAATGTATCGGTTATGGCCGGTGGATTTGACAACAGCTACATGAACAGTACCTCGGCAGTAATAGATGTAAACCTGAAAACCGGGAACCTTCAAAAGTTTTCGGGCAGTGCTTCTTTAAGCCCGTATATGTCTACCATATTCATCGAAACTCCTGTGCGTAAAGGCTTATCATCTTTATTTGTGAGTGGAAGGGCTTCAACCATCAATCAGTTTTCGGGCTACCTGGGTTCTGATGAAAAAGACATGCAGTTTTACGATATCATTTCCAGATATACCCTTCAGGGTAAAAAGTTTAATTGTAGCTTAAGCGCCATTTATACGGAAGATGAGGGGCGGATTAACACCAGCCGAAATACACGCTTGGGATGGACGAATACCGGTGCCGGCATCCGCTGTTTTGGGTTCGATGAGATGTTTGATCATCCCTTTGAAGTCTCTCTGGGATATTCCGGATTTTCGAATACAGAAGGTTCCGATTCCCGGATTGAACGAAATTCAAGAGTTGATCAAGGGTACCTGCGGGTGGATATGCAGGAAGAAGTAGCAAACCTGACTTTTGATTATGGAGTCAATGTTTGGTATCAAAGCTTTAGCGGACAAGCCAATGAGCTTTTTACTTCTTTTGATGAAGGGATCGAAGGCATTTCGGCAATCATACAGCTTTACCTGAAAACCAAATGGCAGGTTACGCCCCGCCTGATTTTAGAACCCGGAGCCGGCACCCAGATCACGCTGAATTATTCGTCGGGACTCGAGCCACGGTTAAGGGTGCAGTACAATCCGTTTAATAACAACCGGACTGAGTTTAGCATAGCCACAGGTTTATACTCTCAAACGCTGGAAGGTATCACAGATCCCCGGGATGCCGGTTCCACCTTCACCTTGTATTCACCCACAGGATATAATGACCCTTTGCAAAAGGCATTCCACAGTATTTTTTCCTGGAGAAATCGTTTTGGCCGAAATTGGACCACAAATATGGAAGTGTATTATAAAAAGCACACCAACATACCGGTGCCACGATGGTCACAAACGGTGGGCCTGGAAACGGAAACCGTTCGGGCCGAAGGCAATACCTATGGAGCAGATTTCAGGCTGGAATATGATAACGGCCCCGTGTTTTGGTACGTGGGTTATGGGTTCGGGGAAGTAGAATACACGGCAGAAGGATCTGAACTTGGAAGATGGCTGGGGGAAGATTTGCAAAGCTACCATCCCGGACACGATCAGCGCCATAAAGTAAATACCCTCATAAATTATAGGTTCAAAGGGTTTGACCTTAGCTTTAATTGGGAGTTTGGCAGCGGGTTTCCTTACACACAAATTTATGCGACCGACTTACTGCTTGATGTTCCATATGATGAACCTACTAAAACACCCGGTTTAGGTGCTGCCTATTACGATAAACCCTACGGAAAAAGGCTCCCGGTTTACCATCGTCTTGACGTTTCTTTAAAAAGATATTTTGACCTGTCAACATCGGTTAGGCTGGGTAGTGAAATAGGGGCAATCAATGCCTACAATCAGGATAATATTTTCTATGTGGATATTGTGGAGTATGAAGTGGTAAACCAGACCGGGATGTTGCCTTATATATCTCTGAGCGTAAGCTTTAACTGA
- the rocD gene encoding ornithine--oxo-acid transaminase, translated as MIDSKQAIALENEYGAHNYHPLPVVLSKGKGVHVWDPEGNKYYDFLSAYSAVNQGHSHPKIIQALTEQANTLSLTSRAFYNNVLGEYEKYITDYFGFDKVLPMNTGAEGVETAIKICRKWAYEKKGIPEQEAQIIVLENNFHGRTTTVISFSNDPDARKNFGPYTPGFIKIPYNDIDALQEALKQPNIAGLLAEPIQGEAGVVVPDDGYIPKAAALCKENNVLFIADEIQTGIARTGSLLAVCGDCTCAGNCERQPTHTKPDMLILGKALSGGAYPVSAVLADDPIMEVIKPGQHGSTYGGNPLACKVAMAALDVVQDEKLAQNARKLGEFFREEMNKLVEEFDLFVKVRGKGLLNAVIINDSPESDTAWRFCVALKDNGLLAKPTHGNIIRFAPPLVMTEEELMDCVNIIKQTLAGFNA; from the coding sequence ATGATAGACAGCAAGCAAGCTATAGCACTGGAAAATGAATACGGAGCTCATAATTATCACCCCCTGCCGGTAGTATTATCGAAGGGAAAAGGAGTTCATGTCTGGGACCCTGAAGGAAACAAGTATTATGATTTTTTATCGGCCTATTCTGCTGTTAACCAGGGGCACAGCCATCCTAAAATAATCCAGGCTTTAACCGAGCAGGCTAACACACTCAGTCTCACCTCCCGCGCTTTCTACAATAATGTGCTTGGGGAATATGAGAAGTACATCACCGACTATTTTGGATTCGATAAGGTACTTCCCATGAACACCGGTGCCGAGGGAGTTGAGACGGCTATCAAAATTTGTCGGAAATGGGCCTATGAGAAAAAGGGGATTCCTGAGCAGGAAGCGCAAATCATTGTACTGGAGAATAACTTCCACGGGCGGACCACCACGGTCATCTCTTTTTCCAACGATCCGGATGCCCGGAAAAATTTCGGACCTTATACCCCCGGTTTTATCAAGATACCATATAATGATATAGATGCACTGCAAGAGGCTTTAAAACAACCGAATATCGCCGGCCTGCTGGCCGAACCGATTCAGGGAGAAGCCGGAGTTGTGGTACCTGATGATGGTTACATCCCGAAGGCAGCCGCCCTTTGTAAAGAAAACAATGTGCTTTTTATCGCTGATGAAATTCAGACCGGTATTGCACGAACCGGAAGCTTACTTGCCGTGTGCGGAGATTGCACCTGCGCCGGTAATTGCGAGCGACAGCCTACCCATACCAAGCCCGATATGCTCATTTTAGGAAAGGCCTTATCCGGAGGAGCTTACCCGGTTTCAGCGGTGCTGGCTGATGATCCTATTATGGAAGTCATCAAACCCGGGCAGCATGGCTCTACTTATGGTGGAAACCCGCTGGCCTGCAAAGTTGCTATGGCTGCTTTAGATGTGGTGCAGGATGAGAAACTGGCTCAGAATGCCCGAAAACTGGGTGAATTCTTCCGGGAGGAGATGAATAAACTGGTTGAAGAATTTGACCTGTTTGTGAAAGTGCGCGGAAAAGGACTACTGAATGCCGTCATCATCAACGACTCTCCGGAGAGTGATACCGCGTGGAGATTTTGCGTAGCGCTGAAAGACAATGGACTACTCGCAAAACCTACGCATGGTAATATCATTCGCTTTGCGCCACCTTTGGTTATGACTGAAGAAGAGCTGATGGATTGTGTGAACATTATTAAGCAAACATTGGCAGGCTTCAACGCTTAG
- a CDS encoding GIY-YIG nuclease family protein: MYKVYTLYSANHEKIYIGYTSNLEQGMLSHNKLGKKGWTIKYRPWKIIFYEEFETKPEAMKREKELKSAKGREYIWKQVQEKFG, translated from the coding sequence ATGTACAAAGTTTATACGCTGTATTCGGCAAATCATGAAAAAATTTATATCGGATACACTTCTAACCTGGAGCAGGGCATGTTGTCACATAATAAACTGGGGAAGAAAGGTTGGACAATTAAATATCGCCCATGGAAGATTATCTTCTATGAGGAATTCGAAACAAAACCTGAAGCCATGAAAAGAGAGAAAGAGTTGAAGTCTGCAAAGGGCAGAGAATATATATGGAAACAAGTGCAAGAAAAATTTGGGTAG
- a CDS encoding GWxTD domain-containing protein: protein MHAEIRQLKLFLMVLFAGSVLANCSDYYIDDIERGGGYNYEFGFPELRLSTAGYYNLDGTPIIDVSGDIVYAGLIYAENARGDLQADVSIDINITDQKDGDFVARETITDSLVSDDSGVIFSQNVHRFNEKFEVRPGSFNVEVVLTDEKSGKQTTQNNEVTIPDYADRIAAISEIQIFGKNNALTNSEFVPVTTYDVPGQLDSLKFVVQITNSTNNDITVNSRLKKFRADTSIAWPMSIQNYPRSNIRYQGIEYDEFDILQSGTRTLQQQGNIFIEYAYKGLDEGNYRLEVEITDGNDVEAISGREFGIKPPFYPAVKTARKMAETLYYIMEEDEYEALMSIEDTDSLKSAIDRFWLKNINNSALAKEAISMYYNRVEEANKQFSNFKEGWKTDPGRVYILFGPPWSVDDVLNSRMIWYYTNNLDDPERGFLFRVSDLKSKYFPFDNYILDRNILYHNLEYRQIQRWRTGNILSVDL from the coding sequence ATGCACGCAGAAATAAGACAATTAAAGCTGTTCCTGATGGTCCTTTTTGCGGGAAGTGTTCTCGCGAATTGCTCCGATTACTATATCGATGACATTGAAAGGGGCGGTGGCTACAATTATGAATTCGGGTTTCCGGAGTTGAGGCTATCCACAGCCGGATATTACAATTTGGACGGAACCCCCATTATAGATGTATCAGGTGATATTGTATATGCCGGTTTGATATACGCTGAAAATGCCCGGGGCGATCTTCAGGCAGATGTGTCGATCGACATTAATATAACAGACCAAAAAGACGGCGATTTTGTAGCCCGGGAAACAATCACAGATTCTCTGGTCAGCGACGATAGCGGGGTTATTTTCAGCCAGAATGTTCACCGCTTTAACGAAAAGTTTGAAGTGAGGCCGGGGTCTTTTAATGTGGAAGTTGTTTTGACTGATGAAAAGTCGGGCAAGCAAACAACCCAAAATAATGAAGTGACTATTCCCGATTACGCCGACCGCATTGCCGCCATATCAGAAATTCAAATCTTCGGGAAGAACAATGCACTTACTAATTCCGAATTTGTTCCGGTAACAACCTATGATGTTCCGGGCCAGCTCGACTCTCTGAAGTTCGTGGTACAGATTACCAATAGTACCAACAATGATATCACTGTAAACTCAAGATTAAAGAAATTTCGGGCAGATACTTCCATCGCCTGGCCCATGAGCATTCAGAACTACCCCCGATCTAATATCAGGTATCAGGGAATTGAGTACGATGAATTTGACATTCTTCAGTCCGGAACCCGAACGTTGCAGCAGCAGGGAAATATTTTTATTGAGTATGCCTACAAGGGGCTCGATGAAGGAAACTATCGCCTGGAAGTAGAGATAACGGATGGGAATGATGTTGAGGCCATATCAGGCAGAGAGTTTGGAATTAAACCACCATTTTATCCTGCGGTCAAAACTGCACGAAAAATGGCCGAGACTCTATACTATATAATGGAGGAAGATGAGTACGAGGCTTTGATGAGCATCGAAGATACTGATTCTTTAAAAAGTGCCATCGATCGGTTCTGGTTGAAGAACATCAATAATTCAGCTTTAGCCAAAGAGGCCATCTCCATGTATTATAACCGGGTTGAAGAAGCCAACAAACAGTTTTCAAATTTCAAAGAGGGGTGGAAGACAGATCCGGGAAGGGTTTATATCCTTTTTGGTCCGCCATGGAGTGTTGACGATGTATTAAACTCTCGGATGATTTGGTACTACACCAATAATCTGGATGACCCTGAAAGAGGCTTTTTATTCAGGGTATCTGATTTAAAAAGTAAGTACTTCCCCTTTGACAATTACATTTTAGACCGCAATATTTTATACCACAATCTGGAATACAGACAAATACAGCGCTGGAGAACCGGCAACATCCTTTCAGTAGATCTTTAA
- a CDS encoding SusC/RagA family TonB-linked outer membrane protein, whose translation MFKKLLFTVFALLLSASAFAQSGTLTGQVTDAETGEPLIGATVYIESLNKGAQSNIDGNYTISGIDAGTYTVSYRYVGYETVSRSVEIGSGTVTLDIQLSVDVVGLDELVVSGYAVQQKREITGSISTISSDEFENVSLQSTEALLQGRAAGVNITTTSGNPGGAFKVNIRGNGSINAATEPLYIVDGVQISFAQTSSQASTTPLNAINPGDIESIEVLKDAASAAIYGAQAAAGVVIITTKNGTAGPTRITARAETGVRSLARNVDYINSEEYVRYMGEGLAINNGVTDVSADGADISSFEDTYRNFFLGFFGADPDSDPNDPQLANTDWQDFIFSEGVTQKYNVSASGGNSSTNFLLSGGYEDTEGTAFGSDFTRLNLRTNIDHDMTDKLRASVRLNISRATQTGVCQDGNFINCPPSQAMFEAPMSFPYLADGSYNPNTRFGLSTNPAVVKNEVDRNNTVTQVLSALKLQYQANDWLSFSGSANIDYRNTQDEQYRSAVAAPAQNGWISFANRNVENYQGNLVANATRTFDGVHAVSGFVGTEFRSDYSESQLTRGDGLPGPFFQVLSATSTPTTAAGINSQWKQASYFGNAKYTYDEKYILNVVARYDGNSRFGEDTRWGFFPSVSVGWIISEEDFLDIEAIDQLKLRAGYGTTGNSAIGNFASRGLYSASGSYLGSTGLRPNQLANANLGWEEAQEINIGLDYELFEGRIFGSIDAYQKDNTQLLFDRPLPSSSGYDDITENIGEVRNTGIEFEINTVNVAAAGFRWQSRFNVAFTDNEILELPNGTPIDEDDLFESLQEGKPIGLIQVVRWAGVNPADGRPMWYDADGNITYTPTNSVDAVEYKDGVANVTGGFGNTISYKGFSADAFLQFSFGQWAFPGTDYYFTRTPDFLMNLSTEVNKRWTAPGDITHYPRAMTAGTDFAETANYRTQLSTGSIYNTSYIRLKNVSLNYDLPDRFTQSLGLNNVRLFASAVNLVTWTAWPWYDPEVAADTDDIYGNEVYASYPTERQVNAGIEIQF comes from the coding sequence ATGTTTAAAAAGCTACTATTTACAGTATTTGCTTTGTTATTATCGGCGAGTGCGTTTGCACAAAGCGGTACATTAACAGGGCAAGTTACAGATGCTGAAACAGGCGAGCCGTTAATTGGTGCGACTGTTTATATCGAATCGCTAAATAAAGGTGCCCAGTCTAATATTGACGGTAATTACACGATTTCCGGAATTGATGCAGGCACTTACACCGTATCTTACCGATACGTTGGTTATGAAACAGTTTCAAGAAGTGTTGAAATTGGATCCGGCACCGTTACACTTGATATTCAATTAAGTGTGGATGTGGTTGGACTGGACGAATTGGTTGTATCCGGCTATGCTGTACAGCAGAAGCGGGAAATCACCGGTTCTATTTCAACTATTTCTTCTGATGAATTTGAAAATGTTTCTCTGCAAAGTACAGAAGCCCTTCTTCAGGGACGTGCTGCAGGTGTAAACATTACCACTACTTCCGGTAACCCGGGTGGTGCATTCAAGGTTAACATCCGTGGTAATGGTTCTATTAACGCGGCTACTGAGCCTCTTTACATTGTGGATGGTGTGCAGATTTCTTTTGCGCAGACTTCTTCACAGGCCAGTACTACTCCACTGAATGCTATTAACCCAGGCGACATTGAGTCTATTGAAGTACTTAAAGATGCGGCTTCTGCGGCTATTTACGGTGCTCAGGCTGCTGCCGGTGTAGTAATTATTACTACCAAGAACGGTACTGCAGGCCCAACCCGAATTACTGCAAGAGCTGAAACCGGTGTTCGTTCCCTGGCTCGTAACGTTGACTACATCAACTCTGAGGAATATGTACGTTACATGGGAGAAGGACTTGCCATTAATAATGGTGTGACCGATGTAAGCGCTGATGGTGCTGACATTTCTTCTTTTGAAGATACATACAGAAACTTCTTCTTAGGTTTCTTTGGTGCAGATCCTGATTCTGACCCGAACGACCCACAGTTGGCTAATACTGACTGGCAGGATTTCATCTTCTCTGAAGGTGTAACTCAGAAGTACAATGTTTCTGCTTCCGGTGGTAACTCATCAACCAACTTCCTGCTTTCAGGTGGTTATGAAGATACTGAGGGAACAGCTTTTGGTAGTGACTTTACCCGTCTGAATTTACGTACGAATATTGATCACGACATGACAGACAAGCTGCGTGCAAGCGTTCGTTTGAATATTTCTCGTGCTACCCAAACCGGTGTATGTCAGGATGGTAACTTTATTAACTGTCCTCCATCTCAGGCGATGTTCGAAGCTCCAATGAGTTTCCCATACCTTGCTGATGGTTCTTACAACCCTAACACCCGTTTTGGACTTTCTACCAACCCAGCGGTTGTGAAAAACGAAGTGGACCGTAACAACACCGTTACTCAGGTATTAAGTGCTTTGAAACTACAGTACCAAGCTAACGACTGGTTGTCTTTCAGCGGTAGTGCTAATATTGATTACCGAAATACTCAGGATGAGCAATATCGTTCTGCTGTTGCAGCTCCGGCTCAAAATGGTTGGATCAGCTTTGCAAACCGAAACGTAGAAAACTATCAGGGTAACCTGGTTGCAAACGCAACCCGTACTTTTGACGGTGTTCATGCTGTTTCAGGTTTCGTAGGAACTGAGTTCCGTTCTGATTATTCCGAAAGCCAGTTAACTCGTGGTGACGGACTGCCGGGACCATTCTTCCAGGTATTGAGTGCTACATCTACTCCAACTACTGCTGCCGGTATTAACAGCCAGTGGAAACAAGCCAGTTACTTTGGTAACGCTAAATACACCTACGACGAGAAATACATCCTGAATGTTGTTGCTCGTTATGATGGTAACTCACGATTCGGTGAAGATACTCGCTGGGGATTCTTCCCATCTGTATCTGTAGGCTGGATTATTTCCGAAGAAGACTTCCTGGATATTGAAGCTATTGATCAGTTGAAACTGCGTGCCGGGTACGGTACAACAGGTAACTCTGCGATTGGTAACTTTGCTTCCCGAGGCTTGTATTCTGCTTCAGGTTCTTACCTTGGCTCAACAGGCTTACGTCCGAATCAGCTGGCTAACGCTAACTTAGGTTGGGAAGAAGCTCAGGAAATCAACATTGGTCTTGACTATGAATTATTCGAAGGCCGTATCTTTGGTTCTATTGATGCTTACCAAAAAGATAATACTCAGCTTCTATTCGATCGTCCACTTCCATCAAGCAGTGGTTATGATGATATTACTGAGAACATTGGTGAAGTACGAAACACCGGTATTGAGTTTGAAATCAATACAGTTAACGTTGCTGCTGCCGGTTTCAGATGGCAGTCACGCTTTAACGTAGCCTTTACCGACAATGAAATCCTTGAACTTCCAAACGGAACTCCAATTGATGAAGATGATCTGTTTGAAAGCCTTCAGGAAGGCAAGCCGATTGGTTTAATCCAGGTTGTACGATGGGCGGGTGTAAACCCTGCTGATGGTCGTCCAATGTGGTACGATGCCGATGGTAACATTACCTACACTCCAACCAACTCTGTAGATGCGGTTGAATACAAAGACGGTGTAGCAAATGTGACCGGTGGTTTTGGTAACACAATCAGCTATAAAGGATTTAGCGCTGATGCGTTTTTACAATTCAGCTTTGGCCAATGGGCTTTCCCAGGAACCGACTACTACTTTACAAGAACGCCTGATTTCTTGATGAACCTCTCTACAGAGGTTAATAAGCGCTGGACAGCACCGGGTGACATTACTCACTATCCACGAGCTATGACAGCCGGTACCGACTTTGCAGAGACTGCGAATTACCGTACACAGTTAAGTACAGGCTCAATCTATAATACAAGCTACATTCGACTCAAGAACGTATCTCTGAACTACGATCTGCCTGACAGATTTACTCAGAGCCTTGGATTGAACAACGTACGCTTGTTTGCTTCTGCAGTTAACCTGGTAACATGGACCGCATGGCCATGGTACGATCCGGAAGTTGCTGCTGACACCGATGACATCTACGGAAACGAAGTTTACGCTTCTTACCCGACTGAGCGACAGGTGAATGCAGGGATTGAAATCCAGTTTTAA